The window GCTAAAGTCAATCATATTCAACAACTGCAAGCGAAAGGTGCGGTGGTACTTATGGTCGGTGATGGAATCAATGATGCGCCGGTATTGGCCGCTGCTGACGTTTCGACCTCAATCGCTGGCGCGGCTGATTTAGCTCAAGTCTCAAGCGATAGTATTATTCTAAATGGTCAAATCGAAGCTATCGCTGCCGCTAAGCGTATCGCTGATAAAACCGAACGTATTATCAAACAAAATTTCCATTGGGCACTGGGTTATAACGGGGTTGTGTTATTGCCAGCCATATTTGGTTACGTCCCGCCTTGGCTTGCGGCCATTGGTATGTCGCTTAGCTCGTTACTGGTAGTTTTAAATGCGTTACGTTTAAAACGTGCTTAGTTTAATTTGAACCAATAATTACTTACTCAAAAAAGTAACTCAAATTTTTAACCATAAAAAACCGCCTGTGGCTAAATATTATAGCCGCAGACGGTTTTTTATTTTCAATTATAAATAGCGTTCTAAAATAAGTTTTTAGAAGTGCTTTTAAATTAGTCTTGCAAGTAGCTTAGCAAACGCATAAATTCAATGTACATCCATACTAGCGTCGTAATGATACCGATACTGAACAACCATTCATAGTCTTCAGAGACACCCGCCGCTACGCCGCGGTCAATGTTATCGAAGTCTAATAACAGAGTAAAAGAGGCGATAACAATCACAAACAAGCTAAAGCCAATAGCAATAGCGCCACCCTCAAATAAAAACGGTAAGCTTGAGCCAAATGCTAAAGAAAGCACCCATTGAGCGACATAAACCAACATAATGGCAATGATAGCTGAGGTTACGATTGAGCGAAATTTCTCAGTGACCTTAATGAGACCAGAACGATACAGTCCGAGCATCACTGCTGCGGTTACGAAGGTCGCACACATAGCAGTGACTGGCACGCTTGGATACATTCTCATAAAGAATAGTGAGATACCACCTAAGAAAATACCTTCTAACAGTGCAAAAGGTATTGCTAAGGTTTTGGCCTTTTGGGGCTTAAAAGTGATATATAGTGCTAAACCGAACGCGGCGAACATACTACCAAAGGCAGTAGCGGTGATAAAACCTTGCGACAGTCCTGCCATAAGGGCATAAAAGAAAAAGCCCACACCAGTAATGGCAGACAGCCCAAGTAATAGAGTGGTCTTTTGTATCACGCCCTTGACGGTCATCGGCTCGCCGCCGATCGCAAGCTCTGCGCGACTGACAATAGGATTGGCCATACATATGTCCTCAATAAAAGATGTAAATGAAGTAATTATAGATGTCAGCTACTTTAGCAAAACCGCTCATATTGTCAACGGTGTTTACGTGACAGTAATCAAGGCTTAGCGCCGTTATTTAGTAGGTTATGGGCTCAAGTAAGCAGTAATCTCAAAATAGCAGCATGAACGCGTTACCAATTGGTGTAAAAAGCGCGCATGATGTCTCATATATGGGGTCGATTACCACAGTTAACAACGATAATGACTAAAACATGCTAGTTTAAGCGCTCATTTATCGCTATCATTGTCGCGTAATCATTGTTATTTATTCTAAGTTATGCCGAGTCGTTATATGGAAAACTCAGCGCAGTCAGAAAGATTGCCGCATTTACATCAATCAGAGCTGTTTCACGCCATTAAAAATCCTGCTTTTCGACGTATTGGCCTCATGGGACGCGCAGGAAAACGTAGTGTGACCCAAAGTCTAGTCCAAATTTCTCAAACCATTAATGAGATGGGACTGACCTTGATCATGGATGTGCAAACCTCTAATCTGCCAACATTAGACCTCACTGAAATAGAAAAGGTCAAAATCGTCAAGCGCAGTCTCATTGGTGAAATTTGTGATTTGGTCATCGTGGTGGGCGGGGATGGTTCGATATTACACGCCGCTGAAGCATTGGCTCGTTATCGCGTGCCAGTATTGGGCGTTAACCGTGGTCGTCTTGGATTTTTAGCTGATGTAAAACCTAATGAAGCAGCCTTTAAACTGCGCCAAGTACTGATGGGTGACTATCAGCTGGATCATCGGTTTTTGTTGACCATGGAGATTCGGGAAGGGCGCCAAATTATTCATGAAGATATGGCACTAAATGACGTGGTGTTACATGCTGGTAAATCGGTACATATGATTGATTTTCAGATGAAAATTGACGGACATGATGTCTATCGTCAGCATAGTGATGGCTTGATCGTGGCCACGCCTACGGGCTCAACTGCGTATGCGCTATCGGGTGGCGGCCCTATTCTCCATCCTAGTATGGATGCTATCTGTCTGGTGCCCATGCATCCGCACACCTTGTCGAGCAGGCCTATTGTTGTTAGTGGCAATAGCGAAATTTGTATCCGCATCCACGAAGACAATCGTACCCAACCTATGGTTAGCGCTGATGGTAAGCAAAGCGTGCCTCTAGAGCAAGAGCAGCGCTTGTATATTCGCAAGCATCCTGACAAGCTAACCTTGCTGCATCCCCCAGGTTTCGACTTTTATGAAGCCTGCCGCACCAAATTGCACTGGAATGTACATGCCGAAGAGTTCAGCCTTGACGTTGATGATGATATTATGGATGAAGAATAAGTGTATATATAATATAAAAATGGTAGCGGAGAGTAGGAAAAATGGACAAACAAACGATATTAGCAAGCTTAACACCTGAAATAGCCGACAAATTCCGTATGGCTATAGAGCTAGGAAAGTGGCCTGATGGTCAGAAATTGACGACTGAGCAGCGCGAAACTTGTATGCAAGCAGTAATGGTATGGGAACATGAACACCTAGCGCCAGCTGAGCGCACCGGCTACATGCATAAGCCCATTAAAAATGACGGCTCTATTGTTGGCGCTGAGTGTGATGTCGAACACGAGCATCATTATCCTAATATGCCAAATCCCAAAGGCGCAATTCAACCGGTAAAGTTTCGTGATAAATAAAGCAATTTAGTCGCAACTGTTTATTAGAGACTATTTATTAGCGGTTGTTTATCAATGTTTATCCAACAACAATTATGCCCTTTATAAATAATAAAAAAGCCACGCTATCATTAATAGCGTGGCTTTTTTTAGTCTAAATCATTAAACCTAAAACAATATTAAAGCGCTGTGGTATCAACGCTTGGACGAACAGTCAACGGATTGTGCTGCATCAAAAATCCTTGCCAACCCCAATGTAAAAAATTACGAATATTGGCATGATCCGTACCATTGGGCGTCGCTTGCACTTGTGCATAATGCTCACCGAAGAGCTTTAGCGTGTCCAGTTGACTTAGGCCATGATGCTTAGCAAAACCGAACACCTTGGCGCTACCTTCGTTCTCGCCTGCGGCATTGATTACCATACCATTGGTAAAAGGTGCGGGCGCATAACGATAGAAATCATCAATAAAGCTGATGACATCATTAAATCCAATGGCTTTTTTATTCAAACCATTAAGTAGAGCCGATACATCTGATTGGCGGATACTCATAAATAAATGACCTCAAAGCAGATTAAAAAGCAAAAAATACTTGATGATTAATTTATGCTTAGTGATTAAATGTTAGGGGTGACAGCTTAACGATTAAAGTAGTCTTCGTCATCGAATGAAGGCGCAAAGTTGCCTTGTTCAAGATGCTGCATTTGCGACTGTACAGCACGCTCATGTTGAATGCGCTGATAAATCTCTTCACGGTGTACGGCAATATCTTTTGGTGCATTAACACCGATACGTACTTGATTGCCCTTGACGCCTAAGACAGTCACACTAACCTCATCGCCAACCATTAACGTTTCGCCCACTCGACGTGTCAAAATTAACATGCGTCACACTCCTTATGTCGCATTAACAAATTATTGCTCATTAAGTTATATCTCAATTGCAGGATATCACCGCGCAACAAAACTATCATGCTATTTATAATAAAAAATCTTATTTAAAATTTTACCGTTAAAAAACAAAACAGCTAGGAAAATTGCCCAAAAGGCTGCGGGTCGTGGTGATAATAGGTAAATTCATTTAGCCCAAATGAAGAGTCTATTATAGGTGGCATAATAGATACTGTCACGGCTTTTCATAAAACTGCTGTATAAATACTGAAAGTAGCAGCCATGAAGCCAAAAAAAAATAGGGTCATAGAGGACCCTATTAGATCAAAACTGATTAAATAGTGCTGATTGCTATTTTATCTATTATTGCCCAGCCACTTTACTATCGCCATCTTCATGGTCAAGACCAAAAGCGGTATGTAGCGATTTGACCGCTTTTTCCAAATATTGCTCTTGGATAAGTACAGAGACTTTAATTTCACTGGTTGATATCATTTGAATATTGATATTGTTTTCAGCCAGTGTTTGGAACATGAGGCTAGCAACGCCGGCGTGTGAGCGCATGCCAACACCCACCAAGGAGACTTTGACCACATCATTATTGCCCAACACTTCCTTAGCACTAATCTCGTCTTTGACTTCGTCATTAAGCACTTTCATGGTTTTGTCCAGGTCAGTGCGATTGACGGTAAAGCTAAAGTCAGTGGTGCCATTAGTCGATAGATTTTGGACAATCATGTCAATTTCGATATTCGCGCGGCCTATAGGGCTCAGAATAGCAGAGGCGATACCGGGGTGGTCGGGCACACCGCGTACCACAATTTTTGCCTCATCGCGGTTAAAGGCGATACCTGAGATGATTGCCTGTTCCATGTTGTCTCCTTCGTCTATCGTAATTAAGGTGCCGACGTTTTGCTTAAAGTCATCGTCGTAGCTGCCATCGTTGTTTTCATCAAAGCTAGATAACACACGTAACGGCACGCCGTATTTGCCGGCAAACTCTACTGAGCGAATCTGTAGAATTTTAGAGCCTAGGCTTGCCATCTCTAACATTTCTTCAAATGTAATTTTTTCAAGC of the Psychrobacter sp. LV10R520-6 genome contains:
- a CDS encoding HopJ type III effector protein — encoded protein: MSIRQSDVSALLNGLNKKAIGFNDVISFIDDFYRYAPAPFTNGMVINAAGENEGSAKVFGFAKHHGLSQLDTLKLFGEHYAQVQATPNGTDHANIRNFLHWGWQGFLMQHNPLTVRPSVDTTAL
- a CDS encoding aspartate kinase, producing the protein MALIVQKYGGTSMGSIDRIKNVAKRVKRWHDNGHRIVVVVSAMSGETNRLIDLARQISSEPDPREYDQMVSTGEQVSISLLAMAIKELGVGAHSFTGRQVAIKTDGAHNKARIESIDDKNIREQLDAGNVVIVAGFQGIDDQGNATTLGRGGSDTTGVAIAAALGADECQIYTDVDGVYTTDPRVTSKAKKLEKITFEEMLEMASLGSKILQIRSVEFAGKYGVPLRVLSSFDENNDGSYDDDFKQNVGTLITIDEGDNMEQAIISGIAFNRDEAKIVVRGVPDHPGIASAILSPIGRANIEIDMIVQNLSTNGTTDFSFTVNRTDLDKTMKVLNDEVKDEISAKEVLGNNDVVKVSLVGVGMRSHAGVASLMFQTLAENNINIQMISTSEIKVSVLIQEQYLEKAVKSLHTAFGLDHEDGDSKVAGQ
- a CDS encoding Bax inhibitor-1/YccA family membrane protein, with product MANPIVSRAELAIGGEPMTVKGVIQKTTLLLGLSAITGVGFFFYALMAGLSQGFITATAFGSMFAAFGLALYITFKPQKAKTLAIPFALLEGIFLGGISLFFMRMYPSVPVTAMCATFVTAAVMLGLYRSGLIKVTEKFRSIVTSAIIAIMLVYVAQWVLSLAFGSSLPFLFEGGAIAIGFSLFVIVIASFTLLLDFDNIDRGVAAGVSEDYEWLFSIGIITTLVWMYIEFMRLLSYLQD
- a CDS encoding YeaC family protein, with protein sequence MDKQTILASLTPEIADKFRMAIELGKWPDGQKLTTEQRETCMQAVMVWEHEHLAPAERTGYMHKPIKNDGSIVGAECDVEHEHHYPNMPNPKGAIQPVKFRDK
- a CDS encoding NAD(+) kinase: MENSAQSERLPHLHQSELFHAIKNPAFRRIGLMGRAGKRSVTQSLVQISQTINEMGLTLIMDVQTSNLPTLDLTEIEKVKIVKRSLIGEICDLVIVVGGDGSILHAAEALARYRVPVLGVNRGRLGFLADVKPNEAAFKLRQVLMGDYQLDHRFLLTMEIREGRQIIHEDMALNDVVLHAGKSVHMIDFQMKIDGHDVYRQHSDGLIVATPTGSTAYALSGGGPILHPSMDAICLVPMHPHTLSSRPIVVSGNSEICIRIHEDNRTQPMVSADGKQSVPLEQEQRLYIRKHPDKLTLLHPPGFDFYEACRTKLHWNVHAEEFSLDVDDDIMDEE